Proteins encoded together in one Bradyrhizobium sp. PSBB068 window:
- a CDS encoding phosphoribosyl-ATP diphosphatase translates to MSRFTVHDLAATIDARAASGGEASYTRKLLDKGAEHCAKKLGEEAVETVIAAVENDRDHLIAESADLVFHLLVLLKSRGVKLEDVEAALEKRTAMSGLEEKASRKRD, encoded by the coding sequence ATGTCGCGTTTCACGGTCCACGATCTGGCCGCCACCATCGACGCCCGCGCTGCATCGGGCGGCGAGGCGTCCTATACCCGCAAGCTGCTCGACAAGGGCGCGGAGCACTGCGCCAAGAAACTGGGCGAGGAAGCGGTCGAGACCGTGATCGCCGCAGTCGAGAATGACCGCGATCATCTCATCGCGGAAAGTGCCGATCTGGTGTTTCACCTGCTGGTTCTCCTGAAATCACGCGGCGTGAAGCTGGAGGATGTCGAGGCTGCGCTGGAGAAGCGCACCGCGATGTCCGGACTGGAAGAGAAGGCATCGCGCAAGCGCGATTGA